The Ignavibacteriota bacterium genome contains the following window.
CCATATATATAGCATCAACAGGGCAGTGTCTGGCACATTTTCCGCAAATGATGCATCCTAAATTTATTTGATAAGCCATTGGTGCCCTTCCTTAAATTTTGAATTCCAATCAATTCCCGGAGCCATACATTGATTATCTAAATGTTGAGCAATTGATGGAATAGGTGTAAATAATTGATATTTCTTTCCGAATATTACTTGCAATGGAGTGTAAATCCATGCTTTGGCAAATATTCTTAAAGTTTGATTGTCTTTTATAAGTAATTTCATAAATCTTAATGGACTATTGACATTCTCATGAGTCAGAGTCAACCATAGACTGCTGTCATAATTTTTTCTTACATAACTTCGAAATACTTTTTCAGCAGATTTTAATGCTTTTTTTGTAGTTAAAAAAGTCATAGTAGTTGAGCCACAGGAACGCCAGTGCCTTTTTCCGATAAATTTCACGAAATACTTTCGATTGTGAAATTCATTTGTGTATAAATCAAGATGGTCATAAGGACTGATGAAGTCAATACCGGTTGTGTTCAAAGCAGACATCAGCTCATGGAAGGTATCAGGCAAATAAAAATAATCATCTTCTGCAAAATAAATTACATCACAATGATTTTGACTTAGCAGCAAATCCATTTGCATTCCAAAAGTTGCTCCGTTGCTTTTTACCTGAGTTTCGATATAATCGGTATCATACTTATTCAGGTACTTTTCAAACATTGTTTTATACTCTTTAGGGCAGTCATCAAGTATTACAAACCACTTAACGCTGAGATTTCCTAATGATTTTACGAGCGAAGCAAGACACAACTCTGAAAGCTTGAATTTATCGTCAGGATAAATTGGCGGTACTTTCGAAATTTTTGGGTAAATTCTGTAAGCTATCGCTAAATCGTATTCTTTATTCAATTTCTGCCTTTTTCCAAAGTTTTGATATTCTTAAATGTTCCTGACTTTTAGAGAAATATTTTTTACTAGTCGAGAATTTCGATAATATCAATTCAATAACGAATAAGTTGAAGAAATATGTCTTTTGAGTAAATTTGAAAAGTTTGGCTTCAGATTTTGTTCCGTGTTTTTTTAAAAATAAGAGCTTGGTTGATATTAACAATTTTTCTGCTTTCTCATTAAAATCACTTTTTTCTCTGCCGGCTCCGCGTATGTGTATCACTCTTGCTTTATTTGCAATTGAGACTTTGTATCCGGAATTCCAAACTCGTTTGCAAAAATCTGCTTCTTCAGTATAGAAAAAATAATCTTCATCGAAACCCAATAATCTGTCAAAAACACTACGTCTGAAAAGCAAAACTGCACCATCAGCGTATTCGGGATATATAATTCTGTTAGTATTCAATAAATATTTATTTAATACTTTTAAAAATGATGTAATAAAAAACATATCGAATATTCCCGAAATATAGCCCGGAAACCTGCCGTAACTTCTTTGATACTTCATTCCAGGATAAAGCTGATGAAAACCTGTTACAGCAATTGATTCGTCTGATTGTATTACATCCAGTGCCTCATTTATGCTACTTCTAAGAAATTCCACATCGGAATTGCTGACTATCACAAATTCTGAATCTGTATTTCTGACACCAATATTAACTGCTTTTGCGTATCCTAGATTTTCAGAATTATGGATAATTTTGATTTCAGGATATTTGCCTCTGATTTCCTCTATAGAGTTATCAGTTGAAGCATTATCAACGACTAAGATTCTCGCACTGCCAATTGTATCAAATACAGATTGAATACATCTGCAAGTGAGTTCACCCGTATTATAATTTATAATTACTATTTCTAACATAAATTGTAAAATTCAAAAATCATTATATTACAAAAATACATTATTTAATTATTCAGAACAATTTAAATTGGAACAATTTGAAAAAAATATACTTTAATATATCTTAATATTTCAATATATTCGTCACATCATAAATTAAAAAAGATTATTTTGATTATTAAAAGGATTCTGCTATGATTTTTGACCTCGATATGATAAAATCAATTTATGCAAATTATGCTAAAAAAATTGATTCCATCAGAAAAATTGTCAACAAACCTCTCACCCTGACAGAGAAAATTCTTTACAGTCATCTTGATTCTGAAACTGAAATTCGTGAATTTGCACGCGGTAAGGATTATGTGAATTTCCGTCCCGATAGAGTAGCAATGCAGGATGCAACTGCCCAAATGGCTCTTTTGCAATTTATGCAAGCCGGCAGACCAAAAACAGCAGTGCCTTCTACTGTTCATTGCGACCATTTAATTTTAGCTAAAGAAGGTGCTGAAAAAGACTTAGCAAGCTCAAAAGATTTGAACAGCGAAGTTTTTGATTTTCTTTCTTCGGTATCAAATAAATACGGTATCGGATTCTGGAAACCGGGTGCAGGTATCATTCATCAGGTAATTCTCGAAAACTATGCTTTCCCGGGCGGTATGATGATTGGTACGGATTCACACACGGTTAACGCCGGCGGTCTTGGAATGATTGCTATTGGTGTTGGTGGTGCAGATGCAGTTGATGTTATGGCAGGATTCCCCTGGGAACTGAAATTCCCTAAATTAATCGGTGTGAAATTAACAGGAAAATTATCCGGCTGGGCTTCTGCTAAGGATGTTATCTTGAAAGTTGCCGGTATTCTCACTGTAAAAGGTGGAACCGGTGCTGTTGTTGAATATTTCGGAGAGGGCGCCAAGTCTTTATCCTGTACAGGTAAAGGCACAATTTGTAATATGGGTGCTGAAATCGGAGCTACAACCTCAATTTTTGGTTACGATGAAAAAATGTATAATTATCTTGCCTCAACAAGTAGAAAGGAAGTTGCTGATGTTGCTAATGGTATTGCCGAACATCTGACCGGAGATGACGAAGTATATGCAAATCCTGAGAAATATTTTGACCAGGTAATTGAAATTAATTTATCTGAACTTGAAGCTCATGTAAATGGTCCATTTACTCCGGACCTCGCTACCCCAATATCAAAATTGAAAGATGCAGTTGTTGAAAATGGCTGGCCCGACAAAATCGAAGTGGGATTAATCGGCTCCTGTACAAACTCATCTTATGAGGATATTTCACGTGCAGCATCAGTTGCTAAGCAAGCAGTGGACAAAAAATTGAAAGTTCAGAGCGAATATACTGTTACCCCCGGCTCAGAAATGGTTCGTTATACAATAGAGCGTGATGGATTTATCAATGATTTTGAACAAATTGGCGGCGTTGTTCTTGCTAATGCCTGTGGACCTTGTATCGGTCAATGGGCTCGTCACGGTGCGGATAAACAGGAAAAGAATACAATTATCACTTCTTTCAACCGAAATTTTGCAAAACGTAATGACGGAAATCCAAATACGCACGGATTTGTTGCCTCTCCGGAAATCGTAACTGCTTTAACTATAGCCGGAAGTTTATCTTTCAATCCTAATACTGATACTTTAATCAATGAAGATGGAATAGCGGTTAAACTTGACCCGCCAAGCGGTGATGAACTTCCTGCAAAGGGATTTGATGTTGAGGATAACGGCTATCAGGCGCCTGCTGAAGATGGTTCAGGAGTAAAAATTAATGTTGCTCCTGATTCTAACCGCTTGCAGCTTCTTGATTCATTCCCTGAATGGAACGGTAGCGATATGACTGGTCTTAAGCTATTAATTAAAGCTAAAGGAAAATGCACGACTGACCACATTTCAATGGCAGGTCCATGGCTCCGTTTCCGCGGTCATCTTGATAATATTGCTAATAACACTTTGACGGGTGCAGTGAATTTCTTCAATGAAAAAACTAATTCTGTTAAAAATCAATTAACAGGTGAATTTGGTGAAGTTCCGGCTGTCCAGCGTCAGTACAAAGCAGCAGGAATTGGCTCAATCGTAGTTGGCGATGAAAACTATGGTGAAGGTTCATCACGTGAGCACGCTGCTATGCAGCCACGCCATTTGGGAGTAAAAGCAATTCTTGTCAAATCATTTGCACGTATCCACGAAACAAATTTAAAAAAACAAGGTATGCTCGCTCTTACTTTTGCTGATAAAAATGATTATGATAAAATTTTAGAAGACGATACTTTTGATATTATCGGATTGTCTGAATTTTCTCCTGAAACACCTCTGACACTTGTAGCACATCATTTAGACGGCTCGAAGGATTCAATCATTGTTAATCATTCTTATAATGCTCAGCAAATCGAATGGTTCAAGGCAGGTGCCGCATTAAATATTATCAAAAAGCAGTTTGCCTGATAATTTATGAATTAATTAATAAACGGCTCATAATAAAGGGGAAATCGCATTTTTTTGTTTTACCTTTTTTGTGACTGTAAGTTTGCTTTTCATAACTTTTTGAAATCATGAAAAAACCCCAAGCGAAACTATCAGTTTGGGGTTTTATTTATCTCTGCAATGAATAAATTTCAAATTTTACTTCATTAAAAAATCGAGATTATCTCCCGGATTGACTTCAAAAATTTCCTGTCCGTATTTAAATATACGTGCTTGTTTTAAGCCAATTAAACTTAATTTGTTATCAACAAACTGAAGACTACTGCCTTCCCTTAGACCAACAACATACATATTTTTATTTGCTTCAAGAAATTCTAAAAGTCTTTGCTCGCGGGTTTCCCCATGATGACCGTCCGGATGTGCATCCAAATAATGTGGATTAATCTGAAACGGTATCAGATTGAGTGCATTAAATGTAGGTGGTTCAACGATCGGCATATCATTAGTAGTTCGTATAGTTGGACAAGCCAAATTCGAGCCTGCACTCCAGCCGATATAAGGCATTCCTACAATAACTTTGGATTTAATCAGGTCTTTCAGGTCATTATCATAAACAGTTTTCAGTAAGTTAAAAGTATTACCTCCACCAACAGCTATACCATCAGCAGAATTAATTATCTCTTTAGCATCTCCTGTATGAACAGAAATAATCTCATATCCCAAATTTGAGAATACATCAGCAACTTTTTTTGTATATTCGTCCCAATTAATTGTAACACCTGCATACGGCACAAATGCAATTTTCTTTACGCCGTTTCCAAAATAGCTTTTAATTGTATCAAAAGCATGTTCAAGATATGTGTAACCTTGTGTTGTGGAGTTACTTAAGAGTAATAGATTCATAAATAATTTTCCTTTTTTATAAAACAATCATAATAATTAAAGTAATTTAAAAAATTTTAGTATAAATAGCAAATATTATTTTGCTTTTTTGAATAAATCACAAGTATTTTTAATTCACACAAATCAAATTAATTATATATTTATCCGTAATACGAGCATTATAAATATAATATAAAAATAATGATATGAATGACTTATTAACAACCGGAATTTTATATTTTACATCATTTTTTACTTTGATAAATCCTATCGGTACAATGCCTGTATTTATGACCATGACTAAGGATTTATCTGAAGCAGAGCGAACTAATACAGCAAGGAAAGCAAGTATAGTCGCATTGATTATTATAATTGCCTTTGCATTTTCGGGACAGCTGATGTTTAAGTTTTTTGGAATTTCAGTTAATAGTTTCAGAATAGTAGGTGGAATAATATTTTTTATGATGGGTATGGATATGCTCCAGGCAAGAATTGGCAGGGTCAAAATTAATGAATCTGAAGTAAAATCCTACGTTAATGACATCTCGATTACACCACTTGCTATACCAATGATAAGCGGACCCGGTTCTATTACTAATGCAATTGTACTTATGGAAGATGCTGATACCATTTCACTTAAATTGCTCCTTTTTGGTTCGATATTTGCAGTTATGGGTTTGACATTTATAATTCTATACAGCTCATCAAAAATTATAAAATTTATGGGTGAAACCGGAAAAAATGTAATGATGCGGCTAATGGGGCTTATTGTAATGGTAATTGCAGTTGAATTTTTCTTCTCGGGGCTTAAACCAATACTTATAGATATATTCAAATAATATGATGTCAGAAAAAAAATATAATTAATATCGTATAAAATAAAACAATATAGCCTGAATTAAATGAAATATGATTATTTTTGCTATTTATATTCAACTTGATTTAAAATAGAAAAAAATAATATGCTTCAGGTAATTCAATACCAAAAAAAAGGTGATATCGTTGTCAGTGAAATGCCTCCTCCTGTTTGTCCTGAGGGTGGCATTTTAGTTCGAAGTTCGTTTTCATTAATTAGTGCCGGAACGGAGAAAACATCTGTATCCAAAGCAAAATCTTCTCTACTCGAACGCGCTAAAAAGCAGCCCGAGGATGTGAAACTGGTACTTGATTTTATCAAAAAAGAGGGAATTCTCTCTACGTACAAACGAGTAAAATCCAAACTTGACTCTTATAAATCATTGGGATATTCATCATCCGGCATTGTAATTGAATCACGAAGCAGTCAGTTTTCCATTGGTGACCGTGTGGCTTGTGCAGGTGCAGGAATTGCAAATCATGCTGAAATTATAGCAGTTCCGTCGAATCTTGCTGTAAAAATTCCTGAAAATGTTGATTATCAATCTGCGGCTTATACAACAGTTGCGGCTATTGCTATGCAGGGCGTCAGACAGGCAGATGTCAGAATTGGAGAAACTGTAGCTGTAATCGGCTTGGGGCTTATTGGTCAGATTACAATTCAACTTCTCAGAGCAGCTGGCTGCAGGGTGATTGGTCTTGATATAAATGAGAAACTATTTGATACTTCAATCAGTTCAGGAGCTGAAATTTCACTTAAAAGTTCCGACGAATCATTAAACTCTGTAATGTCATTCACACGTGGTCTGGGTTGTGATGCTGTGCTGATAACAGCAGGGACAAGCTCAAATCAGCCGATTGAACTTGCTCTTAATATTACCCGAAAGAAGGGGAAAGTGGTTATTGTAGGTGCTGTCGGAATGAATATCCCACGTACACCATTTTATATGAAAGAAATTGACCTGAGAATTTCCTGTTCTTATGGACCGGGCAGGTATGATGTGAATTATGAAGAAAAAGGTATAGATTATCCTGCGGCTTATGTTCGGTGGACTGAAAACCGAAATATGTCATCAATTCTGGATTTATTGTCAAGTAAAACAATAGATTTCAATAAATTAACCACCCATTCCTTCAGGATTAAAGACGCACCTACAGCTTATGACCTTATTACAGGCAAAATTCAGGATGATTATCTTGGAATATTACTTGAGTATGACCTAAATAAAGAAATTTTAACTTCGACTGTTTCAATTAAAAAGATTAAATCCACATCCGAAATTAATATCGGTTTTATAGGACTCGGGACTTTTGCCCGTAATTACCTTATTCCACCACTTCAGAAATCCGGTACTCATTTCGCAGGAGTTTCTTCAAAAGACCCCGTGAATGCCAAATCTGCTGCAGAAAATTTGGGATTTGATTTTTTAACAGCTAATGGCGATGATATTATTTCTGACGATAGAGTCAATACTGTTTTTATAGCATCTCGCCATGATAGTCACTCGGGCTATGTTGTTAATTCGCTCAAAGCAGGTAAGAATGTTTTTGTCGAAAAGCCGCTTGCTGTTAATCAGCTTCAACTTGATGAAATTCGCGATACCTTGAAAGAAAGTACAGCAAGACTGATGGTAGGATTTAATCGAAGATTTTCAAAATCTTTTAAAACGATTTTTGAATATTTTTCAGCAAGAAGTGAGCCATTGTTCATTAATTACAGAATTAATGCAGGATTTATACCGAAATCGCATTGGGTTCAGCAATCGGAGCAAGGAGGCAGAATAATTGGCGAAGTTTGCCACTTTATCGATTGTATGCTTTATCTTACAAAAGCAAAGCCTGTAAGTGTATATGCATCATCTGTTTCATCAGCAAATAAAGAGCTTACTGACCACGATAATGTCTCAATAGTAATTAAATTCAGCGATGGTTCGCTTGGTACTATTTCATATATAGCTTCGGGAGGATCATCACTTCCAAAAGAGTTTTGCGAAGTACATTCCGATAGGAAAACTGCAGTTATGAATAATTTTGAGACCGTTGAATTTTACTCCGGCAGTGAAAGAAAACTAGTCAAGTCAGACGGTAAAAAGGGCATTGATGAGGAAGTTGAAGCGTTTATAAGTTCAGTCAGGAACGGCATTAGTATGCCTATCAAATTTGAAGAGATTTATCTTGTTACTAAAGCGACTTTTGCAGCATTACATTCACTGCAAAATGGTCAAACAATTTTTATAGAAGAATGATAATTGCTTAGGTGTATAATATGAAAATTAATTATATAATTTTACTGATTATTTCAATTTTATTTTTGCAAACTTTAGACTCCAAGAGTCAGCTTTCAAAAGAGCAACTTAAGGTTTTGATGCCATCTGAAAGTCGCTTTGTAACTGACCTGAGTGGGAATTGGGAACGGACAGAAAATATGCGTGACTGGACATCTGTAAGGATTCCTTTGTCTGAGCAGATAGATGAAAAAGTCATTTACAAAAGATTTGTCAAAATTCCTGCTGAAATGGTTGATAACTTTTCTTGGCAGTTGTATTTCCTTGGAATTGACCATAATGTCGAAGTATTCTGGAATGAGCAATTCATTGGAAAATATGTAGGCTCGTTAGTCCCTTTTAATGTAAGAATTCCGGATAATACAGTTAGAAACGAAACTAATGAAATAAGACTTGTCATAACACCTGCCACAAGCAAAATTAAACAAATACGTAATCAGCACCTTAACGCCAGACGTGAATTTTCCGGAATCATCAGGGAAGTGTTACTTTTTGGAACACCACAGGCTTGGATATCTGATATTAGACATAATGTAAAGTTAAAGGGACAAAATTCTGCTGACATTCAGGTTAAAGTCAGTTTGTCAACAGCAGAAATAAAAGCACTTATCAATAAGTTGAAAGTAAAGGATTCAATAAGTGTTGCCTCGAATGATAAAATTAAACTTTCAATAATGTCCGAACTCAGGAAGCAGGGTAGTGGTGATTTGATTCAAATTTCATCTGAGAAAAGCATAACATTAGAAAGTGAAAGAACTATTGATGATGAAATAGCAATGCCTGTATCAGGGATTAATCTCTGGAGTCCTGAAACACCTGATTTGTATTATCTCACAGTCAAGCTAAAAAGAGGCGATTTAACAATTGATGATTATACTGTTCCAATCGGTTTTCGCTCTCTGAAAACAGCAATGGATGGTGAAAATTCTATACTTCTTCTAAATGGTCAGAATTTTAAACTAAAGGGCGTATCTTATGTAGAAGACTACAAAGACCTTGGTCAATCTCTGACTGTTTCTAAGATTATTCAAGACATTGAATTAATAAAAAAATTGGGCGCTAATACTGTTAGAGCAAAATTCAATACCCCGCATCCATTCTTTGTTCATTTGTGTAATTCAAACGGACTGATGATTATGCTTGAACTTCCGATTTATGATGTACCCTCGAGCCTCATAAATCTCGATGAGATAAAAGTTTATAATCAAAATTTAGCTAAGCAATACGTAAGTAAGTTTGATATAAATCCATCTGTAATAGCATGGGGAGTCGGTGAAGGAGTTGATGAAAGCACTGAACATTATAAAAATTTTTCTGAATCAATATTAAAATTATTTGCTAAAGATTCAGATAAATTAAAATATAAAATTCTCCCTCATGGTATAAGCAAAGTTCATACAGAAGGATTTGATTTTATTGGATATTCCGACATCAGACAAAATGTAGATTTCAATCAAATAAATTATGAATTTAAAAGAATTCAGTCCATAATTGATAATAAACCACTATTTATGGCATTTGGTACTGAAATTCAAATAAATAATCATAATGGTTATTCCGACCCTCTTTCTTTAGAGTTTCAGGCTTATAATATATTAAACTCTTTTAAAATTGTTGAAAAGAATAATGGAATTGGATGTATAGTTAATACATACAATGATTATTTACAAAACAAACCTTCACTGACAACCAACAACGATTTACAGTATATCCAAACAAGCGGACTTGTTGACAGAAACCGCCTCGAAAGGCTTTCATTCTCGACTCTTCAGGCATTATTCAATAAAGAAAAAGAACCATTGCTTAACGCCGGCAGTCACACCCGAAGCTCGCCTCCAATTTATCTGATATTCGGAATTTTGCTGGCAATTTTACTTGTATTTTTAATCAACAGATTCAAACGCTTCAGAGAATATATGTTCAGGTCAATTCTAAGACCTTACAATTTTTATTCAGATATACGAGACCAGAGAATAATTTCAAGCATTCAAACTATATTACTTGGTGTGATTTTATCATCTACTGTAGGAATATTTTTATCCTCAATATTGTTTTATTACAAAGACAGTGAAGTTCTTGAATATTTTCTAATGATACTTTTGCCCTCAAATTCAATCAAAGAGTTTGTTTACAGTTTGATATGGATGCCTGAGCTGTCTTTTATTTTTATAACTATTGTAAGTTATATGCTGGCATTTATAACGGCATGGATAATCCGTGTTTTTGCAGTGCTTTCGCGAGCCAGAGTTTACTGGAATGACTGCCTGACAATTTCTATTTGGGCTGCACTTCCTGCTGTCATTCTTTTGCCGATTTCAATTGTTTTAATTAGATTACTGGTAGCTTCACCTGCTACAATTTGGCTGTTTTTATTACTTTATGCCACAACAAGTATATGGACTGTTGCAAGACTTCTCAAATCAATTTCTGTAGTTTTTGATATTCCTGTAATGAGATCATACATAATTGGATTTGTGATAATGTTCATTTCCATTGCAGCGCCACTTGGATATTATCATGTAAAATATTCATTTTTTGCATACTCATCATACTTTTTTGAAGTACTATTAAGCAACTAATGGAGATAATCAATATGCACTATATATTAGAAGAATTAAAATTAATCCGTAAAGGCAAGGTCAGAGAAGTCTATGAAGCCGGAAAAGATATTCTGTTTGTAGCATCTGACAGAATATCTGCTTTTGACGTAATAATGGCTCAGCCTGTTGCAGATAAGGGAAAAATTCTCACAGCAATTTCTGAATACTGGTTTCATGAAACAAAATCAATAATTGATAATCATTTCATTAGTTCGAATATTAATGACTTACCATCTGAAATAACAGAGAAACACTCTGATATGTTAGCCGGTAGGTCTATGCTTGTTAAAAAAGCAGAGCCACTACCTATTGAGTTTGTAGTCAGAGGTTATCTTGCCGGTAGCGGCTGGAAAGAATATAAGTTGAGTAAATCAGTTTGTGGCATTTCACTTCCTGATGGACTTCTCGAGTATTCTAAGCTACCGGAACCAATTTTCACACCTGCAACAAAAGCTGAAACAGGTCACGATGAAAATATTTCTTACAAACAAGCTTCAGAAATTTTAGGTGAAGAAACTGCTTCATATCTGAGAACTATTTCAATAAAATTATATAATTTCGCTCATCAACGGCTGTACGAAAAAGGCATAATACTAGCCGATACAAAATTTGAATTCGGTAAAGATGATAAAGGTAATCTCATTTTAATTGATGAAGCACTTACACCGGATTCTTCGAGATTCTGGTTAATGTCAGACTATGTTCCTGGTAAACCGCAAATGAATTTTGATAAACAAATTTTAAGAGATTATCTGGAAAGCATACCTTGGAATAAACAATATCCACCACCAAATCTTCCTGAAAAAATCCTACGTGGTACTTTAGAAAAGTATGCTTATGCATACGAATTGATTACCGGCAATAAATGGCAAATTGATTAATTATGAAAGCAGGCGGATTCTCACTTGAAAGTCAAACTGTAAGCTTTATTGATTGGAAAATAATAGTTTATACTCTAATCTTGCTCCTGGCAGGAATGTTTTCGCTTTATAGTGCTACTTACGGCTCTAATATGCAGGAATCATTCAATAGGCAAGTTATTTCAATGGGAATAGGAATACTTGGAGCTTTGGTTCTTGTATTTCTTCCTAAGAATCTAATGCGAAATTTAGCAGTTGTTTTCTATGGTATATCATTGATTATGCTTGTTGCTGTGCTATTTATCGGTGATGAGGTTTACGGCACAAAAGGATGGATAAGATTTGCAGGATTTTCACTTCAGCCTGCAGAGTTTGCAAAATTCGGTGTAATTGTGATGCTTGCATACTTTTTATCATCGAAAGGTACAGATATCAGCAACATTCGTGATTTTTCCATTTCTTCATTGATTGTGCTTGTTCCTATCGTATTGATTTTTCTACAGCCTGACCATGGTACATCATCAGTATTACTTGCAATTTTTTTTGGGATACTTTTTTGGAGTGGATTTAGTAAATTATTTCTTTATTTTATAGTATCATTACCATTCATTGTAATACTATCCCTTAAAGGTTTCTGGTTTATGTCGGGTTCTGTTTTG
Protein-coding sequences here:
- a CDS encoding NAAT family transporter; translated protein: MNDLLTTGILYFTSFFTLINPIGTMPVFMTMTKDLSEAERTNTARKASIVALIIIIAFAFSGQLMFKFFGISVNSFRIVGGIIFFMMGMDMLQARIGRVKINESEVKSYVNDISITPLAIPMISGPGSITNAIVLMEDADTISLKLLLFGSIFAVMGLTFIILYSSSKIIKFMGETGKNVMMRLMGLIVMVIAVEFFFSGLKPILIDIFK
- a CDS encoding phosphoribosylaminoimidazolesuccinocarboxamide synthase, yielding MEIINMHYILEELKLIRKGKVREVYEAGKDILFVASDRISAFDVIMAQPVADKGKILTAISEYWFHETKSIIDNHFISSNINDLPSEITEKHSDMLAGRSMLVKKAEPLPIEFVVRGYLAGSGWKEYKLSKSVCGISLPDGLLEYSKLPEPIFTPATKAETGHDENISYKQASEILGEETASYLRTISIKLYNFAHQRLYEKGIILADTKFEFGKDDKGNLILIDEALTPDSSRFWLMSDYVPGKPQMNFDKQILRDYLESIPWNKQYPPPNLPEKILRGTLEKYAYAYELITGNKWQID
- the pepE gene encoding dipeptidase PepE; the protein is MNLLLLSNSTTQGYTYLEHAFDTIKSYFGNGVKKIAFVPYAGVTINWDEYTKKVADVFSNLGYEIISVHTGDAKEIINSADGIAVGGGNTFNLLKTVYDNDLKDLIKSKVIVGMPYIGWSAGSNLACPTIRTTNDMPIVEPPTFNALNLIPFQINPHYLDAHPDGHHGETREQRLLEFLEANKNMYVVGLREGSSLQFVDNKLSLIGLKQARIFKYGQEIFEVNPGDNLDFLMK
- a CDS encoding bi-domain-containing oxidoreductase; the encoded protein is MLQVIQYQKKGDIVVSEMPPPVCPEGGILVRSSFSLISAGTEKTSVSKAKSSLLERAKKQPEDVKLVLDFIKKEGILSTYKRVKSKLDSYKSLGYSSSGIVIESRSSQFSIGDRVACAGAGIANHAEIIAVPSNLAVKIPENVDYQSAAYTTVAAIAMQGVRQADVRIGETVAVIGLGLIGQITIQLLRAAGCRVIGLDINEKLFDTSISSGAEISLKSSDESLNSVMSFTRGLGCDAVLITAGTSSNQPIELALNITRKKGKVVIVGAVGMNIPRTPFYMKEIDLRISCSYGPGRYDVNYEEKGIDYPAAYVRWTENRNMSSILDLLSSKTIDFNKLTTHSFRIKDAPTAYDLITGKIQDDYLGILLEYDLNKEILTSTVSIKKIKSTSEINIGFIGLGTFARNYLIPPLQKSGTHFAGVSSKDPVNAKSAAENLGFDFLTANGDDIISDDRVNTVFIASRHDSHSGYVVNSLKAGKNVFVEKPLAVNQLQLDEIRDTLKESTARLMVGFNRRFSKSFKTIFEYFSARSEPLFINYRINAGFIPKSHWVQQSEQGGRIIGEVCHFIDCMLYLTKAKPVSVYASSVSSANKELTDHDNVSIVIKFSDGSLGTISYIASGGSSLPKEFCEVHSDRKTAVMNNFETVEFYSGSERKLVKSDGKKGIDEEVEAFISSVRNGISMPIKFEEIYLVTKATFAALHSLQNGQTIFIEE
- a CDS encoding aconitate hydratase translates to MIFDLDMIKSIYANYAKKIDSIRKIVNKPLTLTEKILYSHLDSETEIREFARGKDYVNFRPDRVAMQDATAQMALLQFMQAGRPKTAVPSTVHCDHLILAKEGAEKDLASSKDLNSEVFDFLSSVSNKYGIGFWKPGAGIIHQVILENYAFPGGMMIGTDSHTVNAGGLGMIAIGVGGADAVDVMAGFPWELKFPKLIGVKLTGKLSGWASAKDVILKVAGILTVKGGTGAVVEYFGEGAKSLSCTGKGTICNMGAEIGATTSIFGYDEKMYNYLASTSRKEVADVANGIAEHLTGDDEVYANPEKYFDQVIEINLSELEAHVNGPFTPDLATPISKLKDAVVENGWPDKIEVGLIGSCTNSSYEDISRAASVAKQAVDKKLKVQSEYTVTPGSEMVRYTIERDGFINDFEQIGGVVLANACGPCIGQWARHGADKQEKNTIITSFNRNFAKRNDGNPNTHGFVASPEIVTALTIAGSLSFNPNTDTLINEDGIAVKLDPPSGDELPAKGFDVEDNGYQAPAEDGSGVKINVAPDSNRLQLLDSFPEWNGSDMTGLKLLIKAKGKCTTDHISMAGPWLRFRGHLDNIANNTLTGAVNFFNEKTNSVKNQLTGEFGEVPAVQRQYKAAGIGSIVVGDENYGEGSSREHAAMQPRHLGVKAILVKSFARIHETNLKKQGMLALTFADKNDYDKILEDDTFDIIGLSEFSPETPLTLVAHHLDGSKDSIIVNHSYNAQQIEWFKAGAALNIIKKQFA
- the rodA gene encoding rod shape-determining protein RodA, whose protein sequence is MKAGGFSLESQTVSFIDWKIIVYTLILLLAGMFSLYSATYGSNMQESFNRQVISMGIGILGALVLVFLPKNLMRNLAVVFYGISLIMLVAVLFIGDEVYGTKGWIRFAGFSLQPAEFAKFGVIVMLAYFLSSKGTDISNIRDFSISSLIVLVPIVLIFLQPDHGTSSVLLAIFFGILFWSGFSKLFLYFIVSLPFIVILSLKGFWFMSGSVLFFSVIAVFFRNNWISKGLVIGVFIVFGYIAPVLYNGLLDHQKSRVESFLNPGSDPRGQGYNVIQSMMAVGSGGLTGKGFLQGTQTQLRYIPMQWTDFIFSVPNEEFGFIGGFVILLFFGLLVLRILNAANESDDKFYSIAIFGIASTFLYHIIINVGMVIGLVPVMGIPLPFLSYGGTSMIMNLAFIGFILNAYRNHKRKRLV
- a CDS encoding glycosyltransferase family 2 protein, translated to MLEIVIINYNTGELTCRCIQSVFDTIGSARILVVDNASTDNSIEEIRGKYPEIKIIHNSENLGYAKAVNIGVRNTDSEFVIVSNSDVEFLRSSINEALDVIQSDESIAVTGFHQLYPGMKYQRSYGRFPGYISGIFDMFFITSFLKVLNKYLLNTNRIIYPEYADGAVLLFRRSVFDRLLGFDEDYFFYTEEADFCKRVWNSGYKVSIANKARVIHIRGAGREKSDFNEKAEKLLISTKLLFLKKHGTKSEAKLFKFTQKTYFFNLFVIELILSKFSTSKKYFSKSQEHLRISKLWKKAEIE
- a CDS encoding glycosyltransferase family 2 protein; protein product: MNKEYDLAIAYRIYPKISKVPPIYPDDKFKLSELCLASLVKSLGNLSVKWFVILDDCPKEYKTMFEKYLNKYDTDYIETQVKSNGATFGMQMDLLLSQNHCDVIYFAEDDYFYLPDTFHELMSALNTTGIDFISPYDHLDLYTNEFHNRKYFVKFIGKRHWRSCGSTTMTFLTTKKALKSAEKVFRSYVRKNYDSSLWLTLTHENVNSPLRFMKLLIKDNQTLRIFAKAWIYTPLQVIFGKKYQLFTPIPSIAQHLDNQCMAPGIDWNSKFKEGHQWLIK